One Trichormus variabilis 0441 genomic window, ATTTGTAATGCTTCATTTAGTAACCTGCCATGCTCAGTGGCTTGTTCTGTCACCTGCATAGCGGTTAAAGTAGCTAAATTATTGGTAAACAATTCTGTATTACCGAGAATAAAATTCTTATTTTCTCTTAATATTCTTTCTGTTCTTAAAGCTCTAATTAAATCGGCTCTTGTAAGTTTCAGGGCATCGATAACTTTTTCTCTTTCCTTGATGCTTACTCCTGTATTCCCTGCATCTTCTATCTGGTCATTAATATCTATAGCTTTAATCACTGCATTGTATCTATCAACATCATTTAAGAGTATTTCTAGAGAATTTGTCATATTTTTTCTCAGAATTTTTTGTTGGTTACGCCACCAGTAATATAAAAAAGTCTGTGTACTGACAACACCTAAAAAACTGAAAATTATTAATAATAACCAGGATGGCATCTCTATCCATGCGGCAAATACTTTGATAAAAATATCAAATATTAAGTATGCAAAAATAAATACAGAAAAACTCAGGAAAACTACTGTAGCCCCTTCAGAGCCTTTAATCTGAGTTATAATTTTTCTACAAATCTTTTTAAAAATGTTCCTGATAGTAATTAGTTCTGATTTCACAGGTAAGTTAGTCAAATTTTCTAGTTCTCTATGACTAATCTCCAAATCTTGTAAATCATTACGCACAGCTTTCCCCAGGTTGAAAAAAATAGTTATTTAGTACAATATAACAACCTATTTTAAGGATGTCTGAGGTTGCTGTGATTTTGTCTCAAAATTTTTATATTATTAATAACTAAGCTAATTAAAAAAGTAAATACCGATGAAGCAAGTTTCACAGACCTTGTATGAAAGTAGTCTTTCCCCACTCCCCACTTTCAAGCCAGAAGTGATGAGTCGGGTGGTGCGTTGGCTCTCCTTAACCGCAGGAGAAGTAAGGCAAGGGAAGGAATTGGCGCTTTTATACCGCATATTTCCAGCCACTAAACAATGGCTAGAGTTAGGGTATTTGGCGATCGCCGATGTGGTAGTCTTACCCTACGTGGCCTTAGCTGGCCATGGCGAAATTGACCTGACTAGCGGCTTAGGAGGGGATAATGACACGTAAATTTGGTGAAATTGCCTTCACTCCAGAAGTACAAGCAGCTCAAGAAGAGCGCGGCTCACGGCAGACCTATGATCGCTATATTGCCAATGGCCCTGCTAATGACACCATCACCCCCAACATTGCCAAATTTATCGCTCAACTGGAAGGTTTTTACCTGGGAACCGTCAGTTCTAATGGCTACCCCTACATCCAGTTTCGCGGGGGGTCACCTGGTTTCCTCAAGGTGCTGGATGAAAAGACGCTAGGCTTTGCTGATTTTTCGGGTAATTTGCAGTACATTACCGTCGGTAATTTATCCAGTAATGACAAAGCATTTCTGTTTTTGATGGATTATCGTCATCGCCAACGCATCAAGATTTGGGGTAGAGCCGAATACATTGAAGGCGAATCTAGTTTACTAGAGCAAGTAAGAGTTGCCGATTATCCCGCACAGGTGGAACGGGCGATTCTATTTCATGTCGAAGCCACAAGCGAGAATTGTCCCCAACACATTCCCGTCCGCTATTCCGAAAGAGAAGTTAAAGCAATGATGGCACCTTTAGAAAATCGGATTGCCGAATTGGAACAGCAGTTAAGTGAGCAAAATTCTTCTTCAAAGACTGGAAAGCAACTGCCAAGTAGAGACTGAAAAGCATTTTCATCTTTGGTGGTGCAACTTGTTTGATCGGGACTGACCTTTTAAATCGGATCTATTCGGTTACGAACTGTTGTAAATTGTGGATTATAACAATTAAATTTAAATCCACTCATGACATCTATCACCCCCTCAATTCAATTTTTCGCAGGTATTTTTGAAGAACTAAGTAATGTTAGTTTGCGGCGAGAAGTCCGTACTGGCAAACGCATCGTTATGATGAAGTTTAATCAACTCCAAGCGATAGAAGGATTCAACAGCTTTACTAAACAATCCTTGAATTCTCTATTGTTAACCGATGAAGAAGGGGAAATTAGCGTCACCCCTTCTGCTACAAGATTTATTTTTGGGGGTGATGAAGGTGATGAATTACAAGGAGTAGAGTGCAAATTTGAAGTTGAGCGTGATGATCATTGGGAACGGTTCATGCGCTTTATGAACCGTTACGCCGAGGCTAATGATATGGAATATGGAGAACGTTAGGTTGAGATATTTGTGAAAACAGCCTTGGTTTGCAAGTTTCCTGTAGATTCATCTGCTCATGAAGCGCTTTCCTTAAATAGCATCCATAAACTGCTTTACTTTGTCAAAGATTGTCTGATCTGAGATTTTTTCAGCTAGTGTTTGAGCATTGCGATAACACAATAGAGCTAACTTTTTGCGTTTTGTGGTGACGTATAGGTTACCCATATTCAACAAAGTCGAAATTTCTCCAAGAGAATCTTCTAGTTGTTGATAAATAACAAGTGCTTGTTTGTAGAATTTCAGTGCTTTGCGATGACTGCTCAATTTAGAGTAGGTAAAGCCAATGTTGTTGAGAGTAGTGGCTTCCCCTGGAAAATCGTTCATGGACTGGCGTGTTAACAAAACTTGATGGTAGAGTAACAGGGCTTGTTTGGGTTGTCCTAAGTCTAAATAGATCGAGGCGATGTTGTTCAGAGTTATGGCTTCACCCGCTAAGTTCTTGACTGCTTTTTGAATAGGTAATGCTTGTTGAAGATAGTCTAGTGCTTTCTCAAACTCACCTAAAACACTATAGGCGAATCCAATGCCATTGAGTGTGGTGGCTTCACCAGAAAGGTCTCCTAACAAACGCCGCATTGCTAAAATTTGATTTTGCAGCAAGAGCGATCGCTTGGGTTTACCCGATCTGATGTAAATTAGCGCCATATCATTGAGGGTGGAAACTTCACCCTGAGTATCTTGTAACTCTCTGAATATTTGTGCCGCTTTCTCAAAATACTCTAGGGCTTGGGTAAGTTTGCCGAGACGACTGCAAGTAGAACCTAGATTGCTTAAAGCCGTGGCTTCTGCTTGGATATTACCAATCTCTACAGCTACAGCCAAGGCCTGATGGAAACAATCTAATGCTTTTTGCGGTTGCCAACACCCAAGATATGCTAGACCAATATCGTTCAATGTATGACCTTCTCTAGCTCGGTCTGGAATTGCTCTAGCTAGTTGTAAATTTTCTGTTACCAAGTCAAGATATTCTGAAAATTTCCCCTGTTTGTAGTAAATATTAGCTTCGTTACGGCGTTCTTCCCAAACTTTGACTCGATTGCAAGATTGCGTCATTTGACCTCAGTTGTACTGCATATAGATTGGCAGGTTACTCTTGAGCAGATAGAACCTTCCTCAGGTTGCCCAACTTTAAGTTAACCTTTATTTTCTACCTTTAGATACAAGACGTAAAGAGATCAAGATGGTATGGTATCGGGATTATTCAAGCAATAATAAGATATCGAGTGAGCAAAGTATATCTTTATTAGCAAATATGTTCTATTTTTAAACCTGCATCTAGCTCAAGTAGTGAAGATATTTGATAACAATAAGCCGCCGATTCCAGTAGATGAACACAGACATTTATCAGCGTTCATTGGCGTGTATCGGCGGTGATTATTTTCGCTATTTTTGCTAGCAGTCTGTGATTTAAGCTGTCACAGTTGCTAATGCTTTTTCTAGTAACTTTAAGGCGGTGTTGATTTCTGCCTCTGTCACAATTAATGGTGGTACAAAACGGACGACTTTGGGCCCGGCTGGTACTAACAGTAAGCCTTCGTTGATGGCAGCTTTGACGACATCAGCAGCAGTTAATTGAATATCTGCGGCTAATTCCAAACCGTTAATTAAACCCCAACCGCGAACTTCTGTAAGATGATGGGGATATTTAGCAGCGAGCGCTCTTAAGCCTGCCCTTAATTGTTCTCCTCTATCTTCCACATTCTGCAAAATATTCTCCCTTTCCAAGGTTTGGCACACAGCCAACGCTACACCACAGGCAAAGGGATTACCACCAAAAGTGCTGGCGTGTTCTCCTGGTTGGAAGACATCGCAGAATTTCTTACTCATCATTGCCCCAATGGGGATACCACCACCCAAACCTTTGGCGCTGGTGAAAATATCTGGTTCTACACCCAGGTATTCATAACCCCACAATTTACCACTGCGTCCCATACCAACTTGCACTTCATCGAACATCAATAAAATGCCAGTGTCATCACAAATTTGCCGCAGCTTTTGGAAGTATTCCACATCACCAGGACGAACACCGCCTTCCCCTTGTAAAGGTTCAATGAGAATTGCCGCTACTCGGTAATCTCCCTCATCTAACTCACTAATAGCTGCTTCTACCGCACTGATATCGTTGTAATTTACATAGTGAAATCCGGGTACCAGGGGATCAAAATATTTTTGATACTTTGCTTGCCCAGTAGCGGTAATAGTTGCCAACGTCCGTCCGTGGAAACTGGCATTGGCGGTGAGAATAATAGGCTTTTCTATGTCTAAAACTGTGTGGGCATATTTACGAGCCAGTTTAATAGCGGCTTCGTTGGCTTCAGCACCAGAATTACAGAAAAATACCCGATCAGCGCAGGAGTGTTGAATAATCCATTGGGCTAATTCACCTTGTTCGGGAATGTAGTACAAATTAGATACATGGTGCAGCTTTTGGATTTGGCGCGTTACGGCTTCTACCATAGCTGGGTGGGCGTGTCCTAGTGTACA contains:
- the psb28 gene encoding photosystem II reaction center protein Psb28, which codes for MTSITPSIQFFAGIFEELSNVSLRREVRTGKRIVMMKFNQLQAIEGFNSFTKQSLNSLLLTDEEGEISVTPSATRFIFGGDEGDELQGVECKFEVERDDHWERFMRFMNRYAEANDMEYGER
- a CDS encoding pyridoxamine 5'-phosphate oxidase family protein, producing the protein MTRKFGEIAFTPEVQAAQEERGSRQTYDRYIANGPANDTITPNIAKFIAQLEGFYLGTVSSNGYPYIQFRGGSPGFLKVLDEKTLGFADFSGNLQYITVGNLSSNDKAFLFLMDYRHRQRIKIWGRAEYIEGESSLLEQVRVADYPAQVERAILFHVEATSENCPQHIPVRYSEREVKAMMAPLENRIAELEQQLSEQNSSSKTGKQLPSRD
- a CDS encoding tetratricopeptide repeat protein, producing MTQSCNRVKVWEERRNEANIYYKQGKFSEYLDLVTENLQLARAIPDRAREGHTLNDIGLAYLGCWQPQKALDCFHQALAVAVEIGNIQAEATALSNLGSTCSRLGKLTQALEYFEKAAQIFRELQDTQGEVSTLNDMALIYIRSGKPKRSLLLQNQILAMRRLLGDLSGEATTLNGIGFAYSVLGEFEKALDYLQQALPIQKAVKNLAGEAITLNNIASIYLDLGQPKQALLLYHQVLLTRQSMNDFPGEATTLNNIGFTYSKLSSHRKALKFYKQALVIYQQLEDSLGEISTLLNMGNLYVTTKRKKLALLCYRNAQTLAEKISDQTIFDKVKQFMDAI
- a CDS encoding aspartate aminotransferase family protein — encoded protein: MSLQTLIEQATNPPESGSAASSPFSTDSFDASVMSTYGRFPLALERGAGCRVWDTQGREYLDFVAGIATCTLGHAHPAMVEAVTRQIQKLHHVSNLYYIPEQGELAQWIIQHSCADRVFFCNSGAEANEAAIKLARKYAHTVLDIEKPIILTANASFHGRTLATITATGQAKYQKYFDPLVPGFHYVNYNDISAVEAAISELDEGDYRVAAILIEPLQGEGGVRPGDVEYFQKLRQICDDTGILLMFDEVQVGMGRSGKLWGYEYLGVEPDIFTSAKGLGGGIPIGAMMSKKFCDVFQPGEHASTFGGNPFACGVALAVCQTLERENILQNVEDRGEQLRAGLRALAAKYPHHLTEVRGWGLINGLELAADIQLTAADVVKAAINEGLLLVPAGPKVVRFVPPLIVTEAEINTALKLLEKALATVTA